In Nostoc sp. CENA543, a single genomic region encodes these proteins:
- a CDS encoding 7-carboxy-7-deazaguanine synthase QueE encodes MTANTTAAPTARLIEVFSAIQGEGLNVGTRQIFIRFAFCDLRCHFCDSVHTWNAPADCRIERTPGFRDFEIHSNPVSIAVLLEWIARQNLPCLHDSISLTGGEPLLHAGFLKEFLPQVRSLTSLPIYLETGGHRPEQLAMILPYLDSVGMDLKLPSVSGESYWSEHMKFLQICYPNSETFIKIIISQHTDTHELEQAALLVADVSPEIPVFLQPVTPLMESESSNQTPILAPTPAQVLAWQTLMKKILKQVRVIPQTHKMLNQL; translated from the coding sequence ATGACTGCTAACACTACAGCCGCACCTACAGCACGCCTGATTGAGGTCTTTTCTGCTATTCAAGGAGAAGGATTGAATGTCGGGACACGTCAAATTTTTATTCGCTTTGCTTTTTGTGACTTACGTTGCCACTTTTGCGATAGTGTCCATACTTGGAATGCTCCTGCTGACTGTAGGATCGAGCGAACGCCCGGATTCCGAGATTTTGAAATTCACTCCAACCCTGTCTCAATCGCAGTCTTATTAGAATGGATTGCACGGCAGAATTTACCTTGTTTACACGATAGCATTAGCTTAACAGGAGGAGAACCACTTCTTCATGCAGGTTTCTTAAAGGAATTTCTGCCCCAAGTGCGATCGCTCACTAGTTTGCCTATATACTTGGAAACCGGCGGACATCGCCCAGAACAGTTGGCCATGATATTACCATATCTAGATTCTGTCGGTATGGATTTAAAACTTCCCAGCGTCAGTGGTGAATCCTATTGGTCAGAACATATGAAGTTTCTACAAATTTGTTATCCAAATTCAGAAACCTTCATTAAAATAATTATTTCCCAACACACAGATACCCATGAATTAGAGCAGGCTGCCTTGTTAGTGGCAGATGTTAGCCCTGAAATTCCTGTATTTTTACAACCTGTTACGCCTTTAATGGAATCTGAATCATCAAATCAAACCCCTATCCTTGCCCCCACACCAGCACAGGTTTTAGCTTGGCAAACTTTGATGAAAAAGATTTTAAAACAAGTGCGTGTTATTCCTCAGACTCACAAAATGTTAAATCAACTTTGA
- a CDS encoding TIGR02450 family Trp-rich protein, translated as MTKKQKFPYLLGSKWTATKKVDGWRHFQVVNRKNQGKWVYAEMVAACDPHVRFWMNAKLLQDGTQWQAGWQSLQEIAALDTEATS; from the coding sequence ATGACTAAAAAACAGAAATTTCCTTATCTGCTGGGTTCTAAATGGACAGCCACAAAAAAAGTAGATGGTTGGAGACACTTTCAAGTCGTCAACCGCAAAAATCAAGGTAAGTGGGTTTACGCTGAGATGGTAGCCGCTTGTGACCCTCATGTCCGGTTTTGGATGAACGCCAAGTTATTGCAAGATGGTACGCAATGGCAAGCTGGATGGCAATCACTCCAAGAAATCGCTGCACTAGATACCGAAGCGACATCTTAG
- a CDS encoding DUF3011 domain-containing protein — protein sequence MLKRFPVIAATLAVASSISTLLSFAPPASAREIITCESVNNRRNVCFVGRGQVRFVRQVSDASCRGNWGYIRDRVWVRNGCRAQFAVPDRYNRGDRYNRGDRYNRDRYDRGDRYERQERYDRDIRYNRY from the coding sequence ATGCTTAAACGTTTTCCAGTTATAGCTGCTACCTTAGCTGTTGCCAGTAGTATCAGTACACTTTTAAGTTTTGCGCCTCCCGCATCAGCACGAGAAATCATTACTTGTGAAAGTGTCAATAATCGCCGGAATGTCTGTTTTGTCGGCAGAGGGCAAGTTAGATTTGTCAGACAAGTATCTGACGCTAGTTGTAGAGGCAATTGGGGTTATATCCGCGATCGCGTTTGGGTGAGAAACGGTTGTCGCGCTCAATTTGCAGTTCCTGATAGATATAACAGAGGTGACAGATACAACCGAGGTGACAGATACAACCGAGATAGATACGACAGAGGTGACAGATACGAAAGACAGGAAAGATACGACCGAGATATAAGATATAACAGATACTAG
- a CDS encoding Txe/YoeB family addiction module toxin: MKKIAFEPEAFEQLGQWTIEDKKVLKKILDLIKDIQREPFSGIGKPEPLKYELQGYWSRRITDEHRLVYQIEEDLIIILSCKYHYDE; encoded by the coding sequence ATGAAAAAGATAGCATTTGAGCCAGAAGCCTTTGAGCAACTAGGTCAGTGGACAATAGAAGATAAGAAAGTTTTGAAAAAGATATTGGATCTAATTAAAGATATCCAAAGAGAACCATTTTCAGGAATCGGTAAACCTGAACCCCTGAAATATGAGTTGCAAGGTTATTGGTCAAGGCGAATTACAGATGAGCATAGATTAGTTTACCAAATAGAAGAAGATTTAATAATTATTTTGTCATGTAAATATCATTATGATGAATAA
- a CDS encoding esterase-like activity of phytase family protein has protein sequence MISVRHWISGLSISLMTALVSITGDPTPASAVSLVNSLTIPGDSVDLVSPGVNSANVNRLAGFISDLYYDRHNNVYYGLPDRGPGGGVISYNTRVQKFSLDVDPNSGAISNFQLLDTILFTKNGENFNGLNPRLLNGDASVLGLSFDPEGFAVAPNGNFYVSDEYGPSVYEFSPNGNFIRAFNSPSNIIAKQSDSTLNYVDGRPTITTGRQDNRGFEGLTLSPDGKKLYAILQDPLVNEGSPDGRRSNNVRIVEFDTVTGSSTAQYIYQLESLAEINDRIPGTDNDFGANSQGRNIGVSAIIALNDDEFLILERDNRGVGVEDPAGLNPVASKRVYKISLSGATDVSGISLAGSNDLPAGVVPVSKSNSPFIDVAELLKVAGLVVPEKFEGITIGPKLKDGSYAVILGTDNDYSVTQTGSGTQFDVCTDGTQIPIDGTCPPGTSLIPTYLYAFKASSEELAGFVPPTKVPEPTMGLGLLLFGWSAFWLKRQS, from the coding sequence ATGATTTCCGTCAGGCATTGGATTTCTGGTTTAAGCATTTCACTAATGACAGCCTTAGTTAGTATTACGGGAGATCCAACCCCTGCTAGTGCTGTTTCTTTGGTCAATAGCCTCACAATACCTGGTGATAGCGTAGATTTGGTGTCACCCGGTGTTAACAGTGCCAACGTTAACCGCTTGGCTGGGTTTATTTCTGACCTCTACTATGACCGCCACAATAATGTTTACTATGGTCTGCCAGATCGTGGGCCTGGTGGTGGTGTCATCTCTTACAACACACGAGTCCAAAAATTTTCTCTAGATGTTGATCCCAACAGTGGAGCAATTAGTAACTTCCAGCTATTAGACACGATTTTATTCACCAAAAACGGTGAAAACTTCAATGGCTTAAATCCTCGCTTGCTTAATGGTGATGCTTCTGTTCTGGGTTTAAGTTTTGATCCAGAGGGATTTGCTGTTGCGCCTAATGGGAATTTCTACGTCTCTGATGAATACGGCCCCTCTGTTTATGAATTTAGCCCTAATGGAAATTTTATTCGGGCTTTCAATAGTCCAAGTAACATTATTGCTAAACAGAGTGATAGCACATTGAATTACGTAGATGGTCGTCCAACTATTACCACTGGCCGCCAAGATAACAGAGGTTTTGAAGGCTTAACACTTTCCCCGGATGGAAAGAAACTCTATGCTATCCTCCAAGATCCTTTAGTCAACGAAGGTTCACCTGATGGCAGACGCAGTAATAATGTGCGAATAGTAGAATTTGATACAGTAACTGGCAGCAGTACAGCACAATATATCTATCAGCTAGAAAGCCTCGCTGAAATTAATGACCGTATTCCTGGTACAGATAATGATTTCGGGGCAAATTCCCAAGGACGGAATATAGGTGTGAGCGCGATTATCGCGTTGAATGATGATGAATTTCTCATCTTAGAGCGAGATAATCGTGGAGTGGGTGTAGAAGATCCTGCGGGGTTAAATCCTGTTGCCAGTAAACGAGTGTACAAAATCAGCTTGTCAGGAGCTACGGATGTGAGCGGTATTAGCCTAGCAGGAAGCAATGATTTACCTGCTGGTGTAGTGCCTGTGAGCAAGTCTAACTCACCGTTTATTGATGTGGCGGAGCTTTTAAAAGTTGCGGGATTAGTTGTCCCAGAAAAATTTGAAGGTATAACAATCGGGCCTAAACTCAAGGATGGATCTTATGCTGTCATTTTAGGGACAGATAATGACTACAGTGTTACTCAGACTGGTAGTGGGACACAGTTTGATGTTTGTACAGATGGTACACAAATTCCCATTGACGGCACTTGTCCTCCAGGAACAAGTTTAATTCCTACTTATCTTTACGCCTTTAAAGCTAGTAGTGAAGAGTTAGCAGGGTTTGTACCACCTACGAAAGTTCCCGAACCAACGATGGGTTTGGGACTCTTGTTATTTGGCTGGAGTGCCTTTTGGCTAAAGCGGCAATCTTAA
- a CDS encoding DUF5331 domain-containing protein produces MAFFHSFTDSIRQKWLQFFQANRDWIKLHMEVESVYTPDGGKRPPSYLILGVINALDPKLAQLMFPFAKLNPDADTLIEVLELNFDPDIALGNSAITDTESSPISIRENTQDDDFAVPHTNTYSEDTDSHTLIVGDMEDNFNEIAGSQEEDGFEEVSFDLTTSSAERLEEQMLADLNSPDESAFSDVLSDVWGDETSLQKGEESNDFMGEELPSGVFDESEIARLFPNA; encoded by the coding sequence ATGGCTTTCTTTCATAGCTTTACGGATTCGATTAGACAAAAGTGGTTGCAATTTTTCCAAGCCAACCGTGATTGGATTAAACTCCACATGGAAGTGGAGTCAGTATATACACCCGACGGTGGTAAGCGACCGCCTTCTTACCTCATCCTGGGAGTGATCAACGCGCTAGATCCAAAATTAGCGCAGTTAATGTTTCCTTTCGCTAAATTAAATCCCGATGCGGATACTTTAATTGAGGTACTGGAATTAAACTTTGACCCAGACATCGCTCTCGGTAACAGTGCAATTACTGACACGGAATCATCTCCCATCAGTATCAGGGAAAATACGCAAGATGATGACTTTGCTGTTCCTCATACCAATACATACAGTGAAGATACTGACTCCCATACGCTGATCGTGGGCGATATGGAAGACAACTTCAATGAAATCGCCGGTAGTCAAGAGGAAGATGGCTTTGAGGAAGTTTCCTTTGATCTAACAACTTCATCAGCCGAAAGATTAGAAGAGCAAATGCTTGCGGATTTGAATTCGCCAGATGAGAGTGCTTTCAGTGACGTGTTATCCGATGTTTGGGGTGATGAAACATCCTTACAAAAGGGTGAAGAAAGCAATGATTTCATGGGGGAAGAATTACCAAGTGGGGTTTTTGATGAATCAGAAATTGCCCGTCTCTTCCCCAACGCCTAA
- a CDS encoding ferredoxin:protochlorophyllide reductase (ATP-dependent) subunit N: MTIAQESTALNFECETGNYHTFCPISCVAWLYQKIEDSFFLVIGTKTCGYFLQNAMGVMIFAEPRYAMAELEEGDISAQLNDYEELKRLCEQIKRDRNPSVIVWIGTCTTEIIKMDLEGLAPKLEGEIGIPIVVARANGLDYAFTQGEDTVLAAMANRCPSQVPVAESEKHERNAIQKLLNFGKKKEEVVQEESEYVDHPPLVLFGSLPDPVVTQLTLELKKQGIQVSGWLPAKRFTELPVIEEGYYVAGVNPFLSRTATTLMRRRKCKLIGAPFPIGPDGTRAWIEKICSVFGITPQGLEEREAQIWAGLEDYVKLIRGKSVFFMGDNLLEVSLARFLVRCGMTVHEVGIPYMDKRYQAAELAMLEKACQEMGVPLPKIVEKPDNYNQVQRIYDLQPDLVITGMAHANPLEARGINTKWSVEFTFAQIHGFTNARDILELVTRPLRRNHNLKDLGWDKLVKEEAKI; the protein is encoded by the coding sequence ATGACCATCGCGCAAGAATCGACAGCTTTAAATTTTGAGTGTGAAACTGGAAATTACCACACCTTTTGTCCAATTAGCTGTGTGGCCTGGTTATATCAAAAAATCGAAGATAGTTTCTTTTTAGTGATTGGTACTAAGACTTGTGGGTATTTCCTACAAAACGCGATGGGGGTGATGATTTTTGCCGAACCCCGTTATGCAATGGCAGAGTTAGAAGAAGGGGATATTTCAGCACAACTCAATGATTATGAAGAGTTAAAGCGATTGTGTGAACAGATTAAACGCGATCGCAATCCTAGTGTCATTGTGTGGATTGGCACTTGCACCACCGAAATCATCAAAATGGACTTGGAAGGTTTAGCACCCAAGTTAGAAGGTGAAATTGGTATTCCTATCGTCGTGGCGCGTGCTAACGGCTTAGATTACGCCTTTACCCAAGGGGAAGACACCGTGTTAGCTGCAATGGCTAACCGTTGTCCTAGTCAAGTTCCGGTAGCGGAAAGCGAAAAACATGAGCGTAACGCTATTCAAAAGCTGCTCAATTTCGGTAAGAAAAAAGAAGAAGTAGTTCAAGAAGAATCAGAGTATGTAGATCATCCCCCCTTGGTTCTTTTCGGTTCTCTACCTGATCCCGTGGTGACTCAGTTAACCCTAGAACTCAAAAAACAAGGAATTCAAGTTTCCGGCTGGCTACCCGCAAAACGCTTTACCGAACTCCCAGTGATAGAAGAAGGGTATTATGTCGCTGGTGTCAACCCCTTCCTCAGTCGCACCGCTACCACCTTAATGCGCCGACGCAAATGTAAACTCATCGGCGCACCCTTCCCCATCGGCCCCGATGGAACTCGCGCTTGGATTGAAAAAATCTGCTCGGTATTTGGGATTACACCCCAAGGTTTAGAAGAACGGGAAGCGCAAATTTGGGCGGGGTTGGAAGATTACGTCAAATTAATTCGGGGTAAATCTGTATTTTTCATGGGTGACAACTTGCTAGAAGTTTCCTTAGCACGGTTCCTAGTACGCTGCGGGATGACTGTACATGAAGTTGGTATCCCCTATATGGATAAACGCTATCAAGCGGCTGAGTTAGCCATGTTAGAGAAAGCCTGTCAAGAAATGGGTGTACCCCTGCCAAAAATTGTCGAGAAACCAGATAATTACAACCAAGTACAGCGAATTTATGATTTGCAGCCAGATTTAGTCATTACTGGGATGGCGCACGCTAACCCCTTAGAAGCACGAGGGATCAATACAAAATGGTCTGTGGAGTTTACTTTTGCTCAAATTCACGGTTTTACCAATGCGCGTGACATTTTAGAGTTAGTAACTCGTCCACTGCGTCGTAATCATAATTTGAAAGATTTAGGTTGGGATAAGTTGGTGAAAGAAGAAGCGAAGATTTGA
- the bchL gene encoding ferredoxin:protochlorophyllide reductase (ATP-dependent) iron-sulfur ATP-binding protein gives MKLAVYGKGGIGKSTTSCNISVALAKRGKKVLQIGCDPKHDSTFTLTGFLIPTIIDTLQEKDYHYEDVWPEDVIYKGYGGVDCVEAGGPPAGAGCGGYVVGETVKLLKELNAFDEYDVILFDVLGDVVCGGFAAPLNYADYCMIVTDNGFDALFAANRIAASVREKARTHPLRLAGLIGNRTSKRDLIEKYVESVPMPVLEVLPLIEDIRVSRVKGKTLFEMAESDPSLNYVCDYYLNIADQILARPEGVVPNDAPDRELFTLLSDFYLNPRKPQVANPEEELDLMIV, from the coding sequence GTGAAATTAGCAGTTTACGGAAAAGGTGGGATTGGTAAATCTACAACTAGCTGTAATATTTCCGTCGCCCTAGCTAAACGCGGCAAAAAAGTGCTGCAAATTGGCTGTGATCCCAAGCACGACAGCACCTTTACCCTAACCGGATTTTTAATTCCCACTATTATTGATACCCTGCAAGAAAAAGATTATCACTACGAAGATGTCTGGCCAGAAGATGTCATTTACAAAGGCTATGGTGGTGTAGACTGCGTTGAAGCTGGTGGGCCACCTGCGGGTGCTGGCTGTGGTGGTTACGTCGTCGGTGAAACAGTGAAATTACTCAAGGAACTCAACGCCTTTGACGAGTATGATGTGATCTTGTTTGATGTCTTGGGTGACGTTGTTTGCGGCGGTTTTGCGGCACCACTCAATTATGCTGATTACTGCATGATTGTGACTGATAATGGCTTTGATGCTTTATTTGCTGCCAATCGCATAGCAGCTTCGGTGCGGGAAAAAGCACGAACTCACCCCCTGCGTCTAGCCGGATTAATTGGCAATCGTACCTCTAAGCGCGACTTGATTGAGAAGTATGTGGAATCAGTTCCAATGCCTGTGCTGGAAGTCTTGCCATTAATAGAAGATATTAGGGTGTCTCGCGTCAAGGGTAAAACTTTGTTTGAAATGGCAGAGTCAGACCCATCACTCAACTACGTGTGCGACTACTACCTCAACATCGCTGATCAAATTCTCGCCCGTCCCGAAGGAGTCGTTCCTAACGATGCTCCAGATCGGGAATTATTTACTTTGTTATCTGATTTTTATTTAAATCCGCGTAAACCACAGGTTGCTAATCCTGAAGAGGAATTAGACTTGATGATTGTATAA
- a CDS encoding anti-sigma factor antagonist (This anti-anti-sigma factor, or anti-sigma factor antagonist, belongs to a family that includes characterized members SpoIIAA, RsbV, RsfA, and RsfB.), protein MATKVQSFMTSQPTEVNFPVTTLNETVIVQVSARLSVLEAVSFKQTCQNLAQGNNHPKQIIIDFQQTTFMDSSGLGALVSSFKTTQEKEIAMILRNVTPQVMAVLNLTGLDKVFAIESSSETSPVTSDSVTDTQKTSSRKIEPLPTTHPSVASWMKRFIDIVGALVGLVITGILLIPIFIAIQIDDPGPIFFGQTRCGWMGKRFKIWKFRSMCVDAEAKKAQVKNQVQGAFFKNENDPRVTRVGKFLRRTSLDEFPQFWNVLKGDMSLVGTRPPTPDEVERYEVPEWQRLDVKPGMTGEWQVNGRSKVRSFEDVIRLDLQYQKNWNLIYDLKLIFKTIAVIFNKNSGAY, encoded by the coding sequence ATGGCAACGAAAGTGCAGAGCTTCATGACTAGCCAACCCACTGAGGTAAATTTTCCAGTTACTACCTTAAATGAAACGGTAATAGTGCAGGTATCTGCGCGTCTAAGCGTGCTTGAAGCGGTGAGCTTTAAGCAAACCTGCCAAAATTTAGCCCAAGGAAATAACCATCCCAAGCAAATCATTATTGATTTTCAGCAAACCACTTTTATGGATAGTAGTGGTTTAGGTGCTTTGGTGAGTAGTTTTAAAACCACCCAAGAAAAAGAAATTGCGATGATCTTGCGGAATGTCACCCCCCAAGTCATGGCAGTATTGAATCTCACAGGACTAGATAAGGTTTTTGCTATTGAGTCTAGTAGCGAAACATCACCCGTAACATCTGATAGTGTTACAGATACTCAAAAGACTTCATCTCGTAAAATAGAACCTCTTCCCACTACTCATCCCTCCGTAGCGTCTTGGATGAAACGATTTATAGATATCGTCGGTGCGTTGGTGGGTTTGGTAATCACGGGAATTTTGTTAATTCCTATTTTCATTGCGATTCAAATTGATGATCCCGGCCCGATTTTCTTCGGTCAAACTCGCTGCGGTTGGATGGGGAAACGCTTTAAAATTTGGAAATTTCGCTCAATGTGTGTAGACGCAGAGGCGAAAAAAGCCCAAGTGAAGAACCAAGTCCAGGGTGCTTTTTTCAAAAACGAAAATGATCCCCGCGTGACGCGCGTTGGCAAGTTTTTGCGCCGGACTAGTTTAGATGAGTTTCCGCAATTTTGGAACGTCTTAAAAGGCGACATGAGTTTAGTAGGGACTAGACCGCCTACACCCGATGAAGTGGAACGCTATGAAGTTCCAGAATGGCAACGTCTTGATGTTAAACCCGGTATGACTGGGGAATGGCAAGTTAACGGTAGGTCTAAAGTTCGCAGTTTTGAAGATGTGATTAGGTTAGATTTGCAATATCAGAAAAACTGGAATTTGATATACGACTTGAAGTTAATTTTCAAGACTATTGCTGTTATTTTTAATAAAAATAGTGGTGCTTATTAA